A region of Diadema setosum chromosome 15, eeDiaSeto1, whole genome shotgun sequence DNA encodes the following proteins:
- the LOC140239160 gene encoding uncharacterized protein, with protein MSALSGADRTSPTRTETSRACEYTTGNAYAQPVYIATFQLQKLKQEPDESTDNFLARCRTLAQRYQFKEGEIDDRLIEQLIIGASNRKVQEILLGKDDTLTLDTALDVARTQEATRLDMKSLNEKSLNLDVMRKKGHFQRQNGPTPEKKKCHFCGLSHPPRKCPAYGTKCKRCGKLNHWEACCRSKQSGQKQKAKRGGSYTSKAHKNAVHELQEETAPVDEFENLKFETITIDYVKNNEMFAEIRVDLGNRKGTLKAKADTGAQGNILPLPIYRQMHPNNIDAKGNPVKDTLKKCQTIITGYNKNVIPHLGVHTMNCRYRDRETASDFYVVDTDGPAILGLPLCTELQLIIINGGMEQQLSCPIQNEEHLRSLYPDRFEGIGNFKGEHHIVIDKEVPPVVHPPRRCPINIKDNIQTEIDQMVELGVITQVQEPTDWVSSLVYVQKPNGKWRICLDPRDLNKAIKRSHTSMPTIDETRHRFEGATVFSTMDAKHGYLSVKLDEESSRLTTFNSPFGRYRFKRLPFGLSASQDVFQTKMNQILEGCSGVICMADDIAVVGKTVEEHDANLHNLMRVASKHGLVFNWNKCRIKQESIRFYGLVFDKHGAHPDPQRVEAVQAIQAPTSQRELQEFLGIVTYMSPFISNLSSLTAPLRDLLKKDTTFAWSPSHQMVFEKTKAAICQDVTLAYFDPKKEVVLEVDDSSRGLGAALTQQGRPIAFASKSLTDTEQRYANIEREMLAVVYACEKFHSYIC; from the exons ATGTCAGCGCTGAGCGGAGCGGACCGAACTAGCCCAACGCGGACGGAGACCAGCAGAGCCTGCGAGTATACAACGGGAAACGCGTACGCGCAGCCGGTTTACATCGCTAC ATTCCAGTTGCAGAAGCTGAAACAGGAGCCAGATGAAAGCACTGACAATTTTCTGGCTAGATGTCGCACATTGGCACAGAGATATCAGTTCAAGGAAGGGGAAATTGACGATAGATTGATTGAGCAACTCATCATTGGTGCAAGCAATAGGAAAGTACAAGAGATACTACTGGGCAAAGATGATACGCTCACACTAGATACAGCTCTTGACGTTGCAAGAACTCAGGAAGCTACACGTTTGGATATGAAGTCACTGAATGAGAAATCTCTCAACCTTGATGTCATGAGGAAAAAAGGCCACTTCCAAAGACAAAATGGACCGacaccagaaaaaaagaagtgccATTTTTGTGGACTGTCACATCCACCGAGGAAGTGTCCAGCATATGGAACCAAATGCAAACGCTGCGGCAAACTCAATCACTGGGAAGCCTGTTGTAGATCGAAGCAAAGTGGACAAAAGCAGAAAGCCAAGAGAGGAGGATCCTACACAAGTAAAGCTCACAAGAATGCAGTGCACGAACTGCAAGAGGAAACAGCACCTGTTGACGAGTTTGAAAACCTGAAGTTTGAGACCATCACTATCGACTATGTCAAGAACAATGAAATGTTTGCTGAGATCAGGGTGGATCTCGGAAACAGAAAGGGGACATTGAAGGCTAAGGCAGACACCGGAGCCCAAGGCAACATTTTACCCCTACCAATATACAGACAGATGCACCCAAACAACATCGACGCAAAAGGGAACCCAGTCAAGGACACACTGAAAAAGTGTCAGACCATTATCACTGGATATAACAAGAATGTTATTCCTCATCTAGGTGTACACACGATGAACTGTCGGTATAGAGATCGGGAAACTGCTTCCGACTTTTACGTTGTCGACACTGACGGCCCTGCAATCCTTGGCTTGCCCTTGTGTACTGAGCTCCAACTTATAATCATAAACGGTGGAATGGAGCAACAGCTGAGTTGTCCCATCCAGAACGAGGAGCACTTGAGAAGTTTGTACCCAGACCGGTTTGAAGGAATCGGTAACTTCAAAGGCGAGCATCACATAGTCATCGATAAGGAGGTACCCCCAGTCGTCCACCCTCCGAGACGGTGCCCCATTAACATCAAAGACAACATCCAGACTGAGATTGACCAGATGGTTGAGCTAGGCGTGATTACACAGGTACAGGAACCGACCGATTGGGTGTCAAGTCTCGTGTATGTCCAAAAGCCTAACGGAAAGTGGCGGATTTGTCTGGATCCAAGAGATTTGAACAAGGCAATAAAGAGAAGCCACACCTCAATGCCAACCATAGATGAAACCAGACATAGGTTCGAAGGAGCAACAGTGTTCTCCACCATGGATGCTAAACATGGGTATCTGTCAGTCAAACTTGACGAAGAATCAAGCCGACTCACAACGTTCAACAGCCCCTTTGGGAGATATCGGTTCAAGAGACTCCCTTTTGGACTCAGCGCATCCCAGGATGTATTCCAGACGAAGATGAACCAAATCCTAGAAGGGTGCTCAGGAGTAATCTGCATGGCAGATGACATTGCTGTGGTAGGAAAAACTGTAGAAGAGCATGATGCCAACCTACACAACTTGATGCGAGTAGCCAGTAAACATGGACTTGTGTTCAACTGGAACAAGTGTAGGATCAAGCAGGAGAGCATTCGCTTCTACGGCTTAGTGTTCGACAAACACGGCGCTCACCCCGACCCTCAGAGAGTAGAAGCAGTGCAAGCTATCCAAGCTCCTACATCTCAGAGAGAGCTACAAGAGTTCCTAGGAATAGTGACCTACATGTCGCCCTTCATTTCTAACCTGTCAAGTTTGACAGCACCGCTACGAGACCTGCTAAAGAAGGACACAACATTTGCATGGTCACCTTCGCACCAGATGGTATTCGAGAAGACCAAGGCTGCAATATGCCAAGATGTCACCTTAGCATACTTCGACCCAAAGAAGGAAGTAGTGCTCGAGGTCGATGATTCTTCAAGAGGTCTTGGAGCAGCACTCACGCAGCAAGGCCGACCTATAGCATTTGCATCCAAGTCACTGACAGACACAGAACAACGCTATGCAAACATAGAAAGAGAGATGTTGGCAGTGGTCTACGCTTGTGAAAAGTTTCACAGCTACATATGTTGA